The sequence TTCAACACCCGAGACCATCCCGCTGAGAATAAAGAGAAAAACAAAAAGTGCTGACAGAATCCTGTGCCTTTTTCCGGATAGAGCCAACAGGATAAAAAGACTATTTACTGATAAAACAAACAAAATGAAAAGGATATCCTGTGCCAGAAAAAGAGTGAGCTCAAACTGATGGTCCAGAGAGAGGCTTCTCTCAATTGATTTCAGAGTATTCCTGATTTGATTGTTGGTTGGTTTCAAATACAAGGCAGTTCTTAAAGAGGCGATAGAGGCGGCGTTCTCATTGTTGAGGTAATGAAGGACTCCCTTGTTGTAAAGGTAGGCAGCATTATTGTCCCATTGATCAATGGCGCTTTTATAGTATTCCAGAGCCTCTTTATATTCGCCTTTATCAAAATGAACTTGAGCCGCATTCAATCCTTGAGTATCCTGATCAACCAAAAGCGCTCCACTGGTCATGACCAGGGATAAAAAGAGGGAGGAAAGAAGAACTATATTTTTTAAAGGACCGATACGGAGCAGTAGGAAGAATATAAACCCCGGCAGCAGAAGAAAATAGGCCTGGGGACTGTTGAAAAGAGGGCTTCCCTTTCCTTTAAGGACCTCCTGAGGTGACAGCAGAGGATAGGACAGGTTTTTACTACTCAAAGAATCCTGAAGAGAAACTACTTCAAAATCCAGAGAACTGGAAGGAGACACAGAGACCTTACCCGTCTGGGGATTCAACCAGGAAAACCCGGGAATCTCTACTCGAAAAGACCCTTTCTCTTCCAGTGTCAGAGAATACTGAAGCTCCCGATAGCCCGTAAAACCAAAATTATCTGCCTTGAATTCAGCATTTTCCTTTTTCACCACAGTCAAAGAGTCGGGGAAAACCGGTTCTGCCAAAACCATGTAGTTCAGATTTCCGACTCCTTCCACACGAATCTTCAACTGGACCGTATCACCGGCAACTGCCTGGGGTTCAGGCAACTGGAGAGAATATTTAAAATCTCCAACAGCCCCCGTTTTTGAGACACTCTCTGGAAGCGCCTTGACGCTGATGCTGGACTTGCCGGTTACCCGTGTCAGCCCCATAATTTTTACCTGAGCAGCACCCAATGAGAGAGTTCCC is a genomic window of Oceanispirochaeta sp. containing:
- a CDS encoding tetratricopeptide repeat protein translates to MEYKRIKIGFSAGLVSLFLFFLPLVSAGAIDAEWKDQIVESQRFTLKFITSFQGQQSVDIQDPLWPEGINKISGPYTAQRTIQKEDGSFATVLQIIYTLRGDNPGIYTLPPLSVSKGLEIQTSDSLVIPILRKDESFLNYPLLLDWLAVPEILFVGQSVPLVLMMHNLEEITLPDSVSIQSPNAAIMESVSGLGEIQFSGYGEKTLFHVPMETWMLTPSAPGTLSLGAAQVKIMGLTRVTGKSSISVKALPESVSKTGAVGDFKYSLQLPEPQAVAGDTVQLKIRVEGVGNLNYMVLAEPVFPDSLTVVKKENAEFKADNFGFTGYRELQYSLTLEEKGSFRVEIPGFSWLNPQTGKVSVSPSSSLDFEVVSLQDSLSSKNLSYPLLSPQEVLKGKGSPLFNSPQAYFLLLPGFIFFLLLRIGPLKNIVLLSSLFLSLVMTSGALLVDQDTQGLNAAQVHFDKGEYKEALEYYKSAIDQWDNNAAYLYNKGVLHYLNNENAASIASLRTALYLKPTNNQIRNTLKSIERSLSLDHQFELTLFLAQDILFILFVLSVNSLFILLALSGKRHRILSALFVFLFILSGMVSGVELIRSSWLLNRKEAVIRQDIAIRKIPDFQGSPWITIPEGTSVELIRNYKGFILVHTAYGLEGWIPLDKLIRLSKGNSDEI